The Nitrosopumilus cobalaminigenes genome contains a region encoding:
- a CDS encoding fumarylacetoacetate hydrolase family protein — protein MKIARLSHNNNETYGFVNGDKVSTKDEITYLTGVPIPLNVKDFLFDGWYDEIKNKIDDLSFEENISKYKLLPPIPNPNKIICLAFNYIDHAKEQGLQAPEDPAIVIKPRTALNSTDSDIICPDFVTQLDYEIELALIIGKNCKNISVEDANSAIFGYMVFNDVSARDIQFKDKQFTRGKSFDSFAPCGPWITTKDEIQNPQNLKMTTKINGELRQNSSSNNMFIKIPEIISKISKVMTLEKGDIISTGTPAGVMLNKPNAVFLKDGDKVEMEIEKLGKLNNTIKIVKSN, from the coding sequence ATGAAAATAGCAAGGTTATCACATAACAACAATGAGACATATGGTTTTGTTAATGGCGATAAAGTATCTACAAAGGATGAAATCACTTACTTAACAGGTGTGCCAATTCCTCTAAATGTAAAAGATTTTCTTTTTGACGGATGGTATGATGAAATCAAAAATAAAATTGATGATTTGTCATTTGAGGAAAATATTTCAAAATACAAATTATTGCCACCCATACCAAACCCAAACAAAATAATTTGTCTGGCATTTAACTACATAGACCATGCAAAAGAGCAGGGATTACAAGCACCTGAAGATCCTGCCATTGTTATCAAACCACGTACTGCATTAAACAGCACAGACTCAGATATCATATGTCCTGATTTTGTTACTCAATTAGATTACGAAATAGAATTAGCCCTGATTATTGGTAAAAATTGTAAAAATATTAGCGTGGAGGATGCAAACAGTGCAATTTTTGGCTACATGGTATTCAATGATGTTTCTGCACGAGATATTCAATTCAAAGATAAACAATTTACCAGAGGAAAAAGTTTCGATTCTTTTGCACCTTGTGGTCCATGGATTACAACAAAAGATGAAATTCAAAATCCTCAAAATCTAAAAATGACAACCAAAATCAATGGAGAACTAAGACAGAATTCTTCATCAAACAACATGTTCATCAAAATTCCAGAAATCATTTCAAAAATTTCTAAAGTAATGACACTTGAAAAAGGAGATATTATTTCTACAGGAACTCCAGCAGGAGTAATGCTAAACAAACCAAATGCAGTATTTTTGAAAGATGGAGATAAAGTGGAAATGGAAATTGAAAAATTGGGAAAATTAAACAATACAATTAAAATTGTAAAATCAAATTAG
- a CDS encoding glutamate--tRNA ligase, translating to MDEELRKEIRKMALQNAFEHGGETRDKIILGKILGTKPEFRSKVKEISPEISEIVSSVNQLTSEAQEKEIKENFPELLAPKEKIEEREGLPKLKDAEQGKVITRFPPEPNGYPHIGHAKAAIINSEYAKMYGGKFILRMDDTNPEAERMEYHAAIKVGLEWLGIEFDTVKSTSDDMELFYEKGNELINSGKAYVCTCKREDISKNRRERKACKCSTENIEKNNKNWEKMNEKFKPGDAIVRFRGDMKADNAVMRDPVLFRIIEGKHYTLGEKYRIWPSYDMAVAIEDSIDGVTHAFRSKEFELRKELIDAILDALNMRKPAQGFFSRLEFKGMPISKRIIKPLIEEGKVSWYDDPRLPTLEALKRRGIKPEAIRKFIMSLGLTKANTLAPFDSLEAFNRKFVDASSIRLFMVNNAKKLKVQNMPMTSVEIPNHPINDMGKRKIEIDGNFYISGDDAQNIKEGTQIRLLGLGNVSITKAGIELEGDFVENGETANIVKIQWVPQKTAHEIKMVIPKTLFNEDEFNEDSLEELDVYTEPHYLQLKEGEEIQFVRFGYCRKDSQNQAIFTHK from the coding sequence ATGGATGAAGAACTAAGAAAGGAAATTAGGAAAATGGCCCTTCAAAATGCTTTTGAGCATGGTGGAGAAACCAGAGACAAGATTATTTTAGGAAAAATTTTGGGAACAAAACCAGAATTTCGAAGTAAAGTAAAAGAAATATCACCAGAGATTTCTGAAATTGTTTCATCTGTAAATCAATTAACATCGGAAGCGCAAGAAAAAGAAATCAAAGAAAACTTTCCAGAACTTTTAGCACCTAAAGAAAAAATTGAAGAAAGAGAAGGACTTCCAAAACTAAAAGATGCAGAACAAGGAAAAGTCATTACAAGATTTCCCCCTGAACCAAATGGATACCCTCACATCGGTCATGCTAAAGCTGCTATCATTAATTCAGAATATGCAAAGATGTATGGCGGTAAATTCATTCTAAGAATGGATGATACAAATCCCGAAGCAGAAAGAATGGAGTATCATGCAGCAATTAAAGTAGGATTAGAATGGCTAGGCATAGAATTTGATACGGTAAAAAGTACATCAGATGACATGGAATTGTTTTATGAAAAAGGAAATGAATTGATCAATTCAGGTAAAGCTTACGTATGTACTTGTAAGAGAGAAGACATTAGTAAAAACAGAAGAGAGAGAAAAGCTTGTAAATGCAGCACTGAAAATATTGAAAAAAATAATAAAAATTGGGAAAAGATGAATGAGAAATTCAAACCCGGAGACGCTATAGTAAGATTCCGTGGAGATATGAAAGCTGATAACGCAGTTATGCGAGATCCAGTTTTATTCAGAATTATTGAAGGGAAACATTACACATTAGGAGAGAAATATAGAATTTGGCCAAGTTATGATATGGCTGTAGCCATTGAAGATAGCATAGATGGAGTTACTCATGCTTTTCGTTCTAAGGAATTTGAACTAAGAAAAGAGCTAATCGATGCAATCTTGGATGCACTTAACATGAGAAAGCCGGCACAGGGGTTTTTCTCACGACTAGAATTCAAAGGAATGCCCATTTCAAAAAGAATAATCAAGCCTTTGATTGAAGAAGGGAAAGTTTCATGGTATGATGATCCCAGATTGCCAACTCTAGAGGCATTAAAGCGAAGGGGAATCAAACCCGAGGCAATCAGGAAATTCATAATGTCTTTGGGTTTAACTAAAGCAAATACTCTAGCACCATTTGATTCCCTTGAAGCATTTAACAGGAAATTTGTAGACGCAAGCAGTATTAGATTATTCATGGTAAATAATGCAAAAAAACTCAAAGTACAAAACATGCCAATGACATCAGTTGAAATTCCAAATCATCCAATTAATGACATGGGAAAAAGAAAAATCGAGATAGATGGAAATTTCTACATTTCAGGTGATGATGCACAAAATATCAAAGAAGGAACACAAATTCGTCTTCTAGGGTTAGGAAATGTATCCATTACAAAAGCAGGAATTGAATTAGAAGGAGATTTTGTTGAAAATGGCGAAACAGCAAACATAGTGAAAATACAATGGGTTCCTCAAAAGACAGCACATGAAATTAAAATGGTAATTCCAAAAACTTTGTTCAATGAAGATGAATTTAATGAAGACAGTTTAGAAGAATTAGACGTTTATACAGAACCACATTATCTACAATTAAAAGAAGGAGAAGAAATTCAGTTTGTTAGATTTGGATATTGTAGAAAAGATTCACAAAATCAAGCAATTTTTACACATAAGTGA
- a CDS encoding polyprenyl synthetase family protein has translation MKKTKQIEQNAKTVNKYLNSKLKGNPKKLYDAAGHLIVNGGKRLRPYMVIRSCQILKGKVSNAMPAASAVEMVHNFSLVHDDIMDNDEMRHGVPTVHKKFGMPIAILAGDVLFSKAFQVITDSKLSASATTQLVSRLSKACVDICEGQLLDVKMAEEKKIPSQAEYISMIGKKTAALFDVSCAMGAICATNKPIDISNLSSFGRNLGIAFQITDDLIGVMGDPKITKKPVGNDLREGKKSLPILMAIKLAKGNDKKIILKAFGNSKISRKDLNKSVEVIRSLGIEQNVRKQALKYAEKAEKSLAKYSGPAKTELISLLDFVVKRSV, from the coding sequence ATGAAAAAAACTAAACAAATCGAACAAAATGCAAAAACAGTAAACAAGTATCTTAACTCAAAATTAAAGGGCAATCCAAAAAAGCTCTATGATGCAGCAGGTCATCTAATTGTAAATGGTGGGAAAAGACTCAGACCATACATGGTTATTAGAAGTTGTCAAATTTTAAAAGGTAAAGTTTCCAATGCAATGCCTGCTGCAAGTGCTGTAGAAATGGTACATAATTTCTCATTAGTTCATGATGACATAATGGATAATGATGAAATGCGACATGGTGTACCAACTGTACATAAAAAATTTGGCATGCCAATTGCAATCCTTGCTGGAGATGTGTTATTTTCTAAAGCATTTCAAGTGATTACTGATTCAAAATTATCAGCAAGTGCAACCACACAACTTGTTTCTAGACTTTCAAAAGCTTGTGTAGATATTTGTGAAGGGCAACTACTAGATGTAAAAATGGCCGAGGAAAAAAAAATTCCTTCTCAAGCTGAATATATTTCTATGATAGGTAAAAAAACCGCTGCATTGTTTGATGTTTCTTGTGCAATGGGAGCAATTTGTGCAACAAATAAACCAATAGACATTTCAAATCTGTCATCATTTGGAAGGAACTTAGGAATTGCATTCCAAATAACAGATGATCTAATTGGAGTGATGGGAGATCCAAAAATTACAAAGAAACCAGTAGGAAATGATCTTAGAGAAGGTAAAAAATCACTTCCAATTTTGATGGCAATCAAATTAGCAAAAGGTAATGATAAGAAAATTATTCTAAAAGCATTTGGGAATTCAAAAATTTCAAGAAAGGACCTAAACAAATCAGTAGAGGTCATCAGATCCTTAGGAATTGAACAAAATGTGAGAAAACAGGCACTAAAATATGCAGAAAAGGCGGAAAAATCATTAGCAAAATATTCAGGTCCTGCCAAAACAGAGCTAATCTCACTATTGGATTTTGTAGTAAAACGAAGTGTATAG
- the idi gene encoding isopentenyl-diphosphate Delta-isomerase, with the protein MSEEFVILVDENDNPIGREEKVKCHLPNGKLHRAFTALLFDNEGRLVLTRRAKEKMLWPNDWDGTFASHPRESETYVSSGERRMPEELGIEGTLDYLHKFEYHVPYKDVGSENEICGTLIGIIDKSIELKEIEGEIDEIKWISSKELLLELKTNPEIYCPWMLIALELLEKSNKSMLEKHANVLSTWMNSEVHDELQKAIKIHLPEDKWRLVNEKN; encoded by the coding sequence ATGTCTGAAGAATTTGTAATTTTAGTTGATGAAAATGATAATCCAATAGGACGTGAAGAAAAAGTAAAATGTCATTTACCAAATGGAAAATTACACAGAGCATTTACCGCATTATTGTTTGATAATGAAGGGAGATTGGTGCTTACGCGAAGAGCTAAAGAAAAAATGTTATGGCCAAATGATTGGGATGGAACATTTGCAAGCCATCCAAGAGAATCCGAAACTTATGTTTCATCTGGAGAAAGAAGAATGCCAGAAGAATTAGGAATTGAAGGAACTTTAGATTACCTACACAAATTTGAATATCATGTCCCCTACAAAGATGTAGGTTCTGAAAACGAAATTTGTGGAACATTAATTGGAATTATTGATAAATCTATAGAATTAAAAGAAATTGAAGGAGAAATTGATGAGATAAAATGGATCTCATCCAAAGAATTACTTTTAGAATTAAAAACAAATCCAGAAATTTATTGTCCATGGATGCTAATTGCACTTGAATTATTAGAAAAATCAAACAAATCTATGCTTGAAAAGCATGCAAATGTCTTATCTACATGGATGAATAGTGAAGTTCATGATGAATTGCAAAAAGCAATCAAAATTCATCTACCAGAAGATAAATGGAGATTAGTAAATGAAAAAAACTAA
- a CDS encoding isopentenyl phosphate kinase, whose protein sequence is MILIKLGGSIITNKEKPLSSRKKTIENLSKSLKKISEPIIIVHGGGSYGHYWSVKYDMHTKEEKYDLRGVAIVKNSMIELNKIILDSMLKNKLNPYCLPPTDFMSGNKPITKKIKEIEKIAKSGLIPVTYGDALWYGQNKTYILSGDKIMTHLAKILKPKLCIFALNEDGLYSDLKTKKLIYELQGELPTISENKMDVTGGMTRKVEEASKIAKMGLNVFFVNGKKPERIVKAVKNRTFEGTLFRGK, encoded by the coding sequence ATGATTCTAATAAAATTAGGAGGTTCAATAATCACAAATAAAGAAAAACCATTATCATCTAGAAAAAAAACAATTGAGAATCTTTCAAAAAGTTTGAAGAAAATTAGTGAACCAATAATCATAGTACATGGAGGAGGCTCCTATGGACATTATTGGTCAGTAAAATATGATATGCATACAAAAGAAGAAAAATATGATCTTAGAGGAGTGGCAATTGTTAAAAACTCAATGATTGAATTAAATAAAATAATTTTAGATTCAATGTTAAAAAATAAACTAAATCCTTACTGTCTTCCACCAACAGACTTTATGTCTGGAAATAAACCAATTACTAAAAAAATTAAAGAGATAGAAAAAATTGCAAAATCAGGCTTGATTCCAGTCACATATGGAGATGCATTGTGGTATGGTCAGAATAAAACATACATTTTGTCAGGAGATAAAATCATGACTCACCTTGCAAAAATACTAAAACCTAAACTTTGTATTTTTGCACTTAATGAAGATGGGTTATATTCAGATTTAAAAACGAAAAAATTGATTTATGAATTACAAGGCGAATTACCAACTATTTCTGAAAATAAAATGGATGTTACAGGAGGAATGACTAGAAAAGTAGAAGAAGCATCAAAAATTGCCAAGATGGGATTAAACGTATTCTTTGTAAATGGGAAAAAGCCTGAAAGAATTGTGAAAGCGGTTAAAAATAGGACTTTTGAAGGAACGTTGTTTAGAGGTAAATGA
- the mvk gene encoding mevalonate kinase → MKSKASAPAKVILFGEHFVVYGVKAILCAINKRITVTAETIEENKISIKSNIGNLELEPGGEITEINSPLKPFYYLANKMIRSQKGGIQINVESDIPLGVGLGSSSACCVAGAAAISGLFKKISKEAILELAIEAEKTIFENTSGADCTVCTYGGIMEYDKKNGFSKIESEPNFHLVIANSKIEHSTKSVVEGVKEFKERNENTFSTLCKKESKLVEDVLELLKENNISELGNKITKNQEYLETIGISNDKLRKMVQIGQNKSFGTKITGAGGGGCVFALTDESNLEETMNQFKDENIDCFSVKIDFKGLDTF, encoded by the coding sequence TTGAAATCCAAAGCTTCTGCACCTGCAAAAGTAATTCTTTTTGGCGAACATTTTGTAGTGTATGGGGTTAAAGCAATTCTATGTGCAATAAACAAAAGAATCACAGTAACTGCAGAAACAATTGAAGAGAATAAAATTTCAATCAAATCAAACATAGGTAATTTAGAATTAGAACCAGGGGGGGAAATTACAGAAATCAATTCACCTCTAAAGCCTTTCTATTATTTAGCAAACAAAATGATAAGGAGTCAAAAAGGGGGAATTCAAATCAATGTAGAATCAGATATTCCATTAGGTGTAGGATTGGGGTCATCATCTGCCTGTTGTGTTGCAGGAGCTGCGGCTATCTCAGGATTGTTTAAAAAAATATCTAAAGAAGCAATTTTAGAACTCGCAATAGAAGCTGAAAAAACAATTTTTGAAAATACATCGGGTGCAGATTGTACTGTTTGTACATATGGAGGAATAATGGAATATGATAAGAAAAATGGATTTAGTAAAATAGAATCTGAGCCTAATTTTCATTTAGTAATTGCAAATTCAAAGATAGAGCATTCAACTAAATCAGTGGTTGAAGGAGTAAAGGAGTTTAAAGAAAGAAATGAAAATACATTTTCTACATTGTGTAAAAAAGAATCAAAATTAGTAGAAGATGTTTTAGAACTATTAAAAGAAAACAACATCAGTGAACTAGGAAACAAAATTACAAAAAATCAAGAATATTTAGAAACCATAGGAATTTCAAATGATAAATTAAGAAAAATGGTCCAGATAGGTCAAAACAAATCATTTGGTACAAAAATTACTGGGGCAGGAGGAGGCGGATGTGTTTTTGCTTTAACTGATGAATCAAATCTTGAAGAGACCATGAATCAATTCAAAGATGAGAATATTGATTGTTTTTCAGTAAAAATTGATTTTAAAGGTCTGGATACTTTTTAA
- the rpsB gene encoding 30S ribosomal protein S2 has translation MSQQTEATDIKKKVLATGIRVGTQVKTKFMKSFITKASPEGLYMLDLDITLEKIQTAAKFINRLGAENVIVCSGRQYAETPIEKFCESLGSKKLLGRFMPGTLTNPSLPYYIEPKLVLISDPQVDEQAIIEATNAGIPIIGIANTDNITSNLDVIIPANNRGRKALATVYWLLVRQVLIERGELKEDEPMKEEIDDFETKITEEEIE, from the coding sequence ATGAGCCAACAAACTGAAGCAACGGACATCAAAAAGAAAGTTCTAGCTACCGGAATTAGGGTAGGAACACAAGTAAAGACAAAATTCATGAAATCATTCATCACCAAAGCCAGTCCTGAAGGACTATACATGCTTGATTTGGACATCACATTAGAAAAAATTCAGACAGCTGCCAAATTCATCAATAGACTAGGGGCTGAAAATGTCATAGTTTGTTCAGGCAGACAATATGCAGAAACCCCAATTGAGAAATTCTGTGAAAGTTTAGGCTCAAAGAAGTTACTTGGAAGATTTATGCCAGGAACTCTAACAAACCCATCATTACCATATTACATTGAACCAAAATTAGTTTTGATTTCAGACCCACAAGTTGATGAACAAGCTATTATCGAAGCAACAAATGCAGGTATTCCAATTATCGGAATTGCAAATACAGACAACATTACATCAAACCTAGATGTAATTATTCCAGCAAACAATAGAGGAAGAAAAGCTCTTGCAACAGTTTACTGGTTATTGGTACGTCAAGTTCTAATCGAAAGAGGAGAATTAAAAGAAGATGAACCAATGAAAGAAGAAATAGATGATTTTGAAACAAAGATTACCGAAGAAGAAATCGAATAA
- the eno gene encoding phosphopyruvate hydratase: MAKISSIEGRILYNSRGSKTVEVDVISDNQFLGRVCAPSGASVGKYEAVSFPDGKPEQSLRILKENSQKFIGLESSDLKGIHGVLKEIDGTTNYSVIGGALAFAVTIASMESASKASGEPLFRTLSSESSFKFPYPLGNILGGGAHAGPGTPDIQEILICATGSKTIEESIETNLSVHKELRRVLEKEDPNFTNGRGDEGGWAPKLDNQKALEISAKACENLGFTLGKEVSLGVDFASSTQWNEEKGKYIYDRAGFENSTGEQIDFAANIIDNFKLIYAEDAVHEEAFEDMSELTKKFPNTLVTGDDLTVTNKNILKKAIEGKSCNAAILKVNQAGSLFDALEFADEASQNNIKLITSHRSGESTDSQISHIGLATKSKMLKVGIVGGERVAKLNELLRLSEHDLIRGMAEI, encoded by the coding sequence TTGGCTAAGATATCCTCAATTGAAGGACGTATTCTATACAATAGTAGAGGAAGTAAAACAGTAGAAGTTGATGTTATATCAGATAATCAATTTTTGGGACGAGTATGTGCTCCATCTGGTGCAAGCGTAGGAAAATATGAAGCAGTTAGTTTTCCGGATGGAAAACCTGAACAAAGTCTCAGAATTTTAAAAGAAAATTCTCAAAAATTTATCGGATTAGAATCATCAGATCTTAAAGGAATTCATGGCGTTCTAAAAGAAATAGATGGAACTACAAATTATTCAGTAATTGGCGGTGCACTAGCTTTTGCTGTTACAATTGCATCAATGGAATCAGCATCAAAAGCATCAGGCGAACCACTCTTTAGGACATTATCATCAGAATCGTCATTCAAATTTCCATATCCATTAGGGAATATTTTGGGAGGAGGAGCACATGCAGGTCCTGGTACTCCAGATATTCAAGAAATTTTAATTTGCGCTACAGGTTCAAAAACCATCGAAGAATCTATTGAAACCAATTTATCAGTACACAAAGAATTACGTCGAGTTTTAGAAAAAGAAGATCCTAACTTTACAAATGGAAGAGGAGACGAAGGTGGATGGGCACCAAAATTAGATAATCAAAAAGCATTAGAAATTTCAGCAAAAGCATGTGAGAATTTAGGATTTACTTTAGGAAAAGAAGTATCATTGGGAGTTGATTTTGCATCATCAACACAATGGAATGAAGAGAAAGGAAAATACATCTACGATAGAGCAGGATTTGAAAATTCAACTGGAGAGCAAATAGATTTTGCTGCAAATATTATTGATAATTTCAAATTAATTTATGCTGAAGATGCTGTTCATGAAGAAGCATTTGAAGATATGTCAGAGTTGACAAAAAAATTCCCTAACACATTGGTTACAGGAGATGATCTTACTGTCACAAACAAGAATATCTTGAAAAAAGCAATTGAAGGCAAATCCTGTAATGCAGCAATCCTAAAAGTAAACCAAGCAGGTAGCCTTTTTGATGCTTTAGAATTTGCTGATGAGGCATCTCAAAATAATATCAAGTTAATCACATCACATAGATCTGGTGAATCTACAGATTCACAAATATCACACATTGGACTTGCTACTAAGTCAAAAATGCTCAAAGTAGGCATCGTAGGTGGAGAAAGGGTGGCAAAACTCAATGAATTATTACGACTATCAGAGCATGATTTAATACGCGGTATGGCAGAGATTTAA
- a CDS encoding DNA-directed RNA polymerase subunit N yields the protein MLIPVRCLTCGKLIADKFDDYQNKIKAGEDPTKTLDSLGLERYCCRRMLLTTVETIQQVIPFYEAIQRRKQEVQSELE from the coding sequence GTGTTAATTCCTGTTAGATGTTTGACTTGTGGAAAATTAATTGCCGATAAATTTGATGATTATCAAAATAAAATTAAAGCAGGAGAAGATCCTACAAAAACTCTTGATTCTTTAGGTCTTGAAAGATATTGTTGTAGAAGAATGCTTTTGACTACCGTAGAAACAATTCAACAGGTAATTCCGTTCTACGAAGCAATTCAGAGAAGAAAACAAGAAGTTCAATCTGAGTTAGAATAA
- a CDS encoding translin family protein has translation MTLKNVKPSLNKIAKNLGETQDAREFLLKNTREIIILCSKSIIAVHKGDLTTGKNNLKQAETLLKKYKKKATGGLSRYLITPEQEFVEAACLIAIVEKKEIPSDKKLSVMPESYVLGLLDCIGELKRQVFDKIRMDEIEDATRMFEIMESLYLQLYTFSMYDKVVKEARRKIDVNRILVDDVRSVITEEKRRTELIKILRKLEK, from the coding sequence ATGACATTAAAGAATGTAAAACCATCATTAAACAAGATTGCAAAAAATTTAGGAGAGACTCAAGATGCTAGAGAATTTCTATTAAAAAACACAAGAGAAATTATCATTCTTTGCAGCAAATCAATAATCGCTGTTCACAAAGGAGATTTAACAACTGGGAAAAATAACTTAAAACAAGCAGAGACATTATTAAAAAAATACAAGAAAAAGGCAACAGGAGGACTAAGTAGATATCTAATTACACCGGAACAGGAATTTGTAGAAGCCGCATGTTTAATCGCAATTGTTGAGAAAAAAGAAATCCCTTCAGATAAAAAATTATCAGTAATGCCAGAATCATATGTCTTAGGATTACTTGATTGTATTGGCGAATTGAAAAGACAAGTATTTGATAAAATTAGAATGGATGAAATTGAGGATGCAACAAGAATGTTTGAAATAATGGAGAGTTTGTATCTTCAACTGTATACTTTTTCAATGTATGACAAAGTTGTCAAAGAAGCAAGAAGGAAAATTGATGTAAATAGAATTCTAGTAGATGATGTAAGATCGGTAATTACTGAAGAAAAAAGACGAACAGAATTAATCAAAATTTTACGAAAATTAGAGAAATAG
- a CDS encoding NAD(P)H-hydrate epimerase, whose amino-acid sequence MEITVDQMYNIENKGHDMGFLKKFMMENAGAAAVRRLLEKIGNAESKNILIFVGLGNNGGDGLVMARHLAGYGAKVTVMLLGSPDKIKTEESNWNWSILEKMPSVKLMSGDSLEFNFKPDVIIDGILGTGITGEIREPYASAINYINETDCYKFAVDVPSGLDPQTGETANIFTKCNMTVTFHKMKEGIPKRKDLTGELYAEKIGIPPEAEEGIL is encoded by the coding sequence ATGGAAATTACTGTTGATCAAATGTATAATATTGAAAATAAAGGTCATGACATGGGATTTTTGAAAAAATTCATGATGGAAAATGCAGGAGCTGCAGCTGTTAGAAGATTACTTGAAAAAATTGGAAATGCAGAATCAAAAAATATTTTGATTTTTGTAGGATTAGGCAATAATGGTGGCGATGGTTTGGTAATGGCAAGGCATTTGGCAGGATATGGTGCTAAAGTTACAGTAATGCTTCTTGGCAGTCCTGATAAAATAAAGACTGAGGAAAGTAATTGGAATTGGTCAATATTGGAAAAAATGCCTTCTGTAAAGTTAATGTCTGGAGATTCTTTAGAATTTAATTTTAAACCTGATGTTATAATTGATGGAATTTTAGGTACTGGAATCACTGGAGAGATTAGAGAACCATATGCCTCTGCAATAAATTATATCAATGAAACTGATTGTTACAAATTTGCAGTAGATGTTCCATCCGGATTAGATCCGCAAACTGGTGAAACAGCAAATATTTTCACAAAGTGCAACATGACAGTAACTTTTCACAAAATGAAGGAAGGGATTCCTAAACGAAAAGATTTGACTGGTGAATTATATGCTGAAAAAATTGGAATTCCTCCTGAAGCTGAAGAGGGTATACTATGA
- a CDS encoding hydroxyacylglutathione hydrolase family protein gives MKVHQIQVGNMQNFSYIVEDEETSESIIIDPSWDLIELEMIIKENNLKIKYIVNTHHHFDHTLGNEAMVESTKAPIIQHEKSELKHDITVKDGDFIEFGNSKLKVLHTPGHSQDSICLVGDGKIFSGDTLFVGNCGRIDLPGGSAKDLYHSLFDVLHKLDENLVMYSGHNYGSAETSTLGQEKLTNHVMQKRTEQQFLDMMG, from the coding sequence ATGAAAGTTCATCAAATCCAAGTAGGAAATATGCAGAATTTCTCATACATTGTTGAAGATGAAGAAACCAGCGAGTCCATCATAATTGATCCCTCTTGGGATTTGATAGAATTAGAAATGATCATAAAAGAAAATAATCTGAAAATAAAATACATTGTAAATACTCATCACCATTTTGATCATACTTTAGGTAATGAGGCCATGGTTGAATCTACAAAAGCTCCAATAATTCAACATGAAAAATCAGAATTAAAACACGACATTACAGTTAAGGATGGTGATTTTATTGAATTTGGAAATTCAAAATTAAAAGTACTTCACACTCCAGGTCATTCACAAGATAGTATTTGCCTTGTAGGTGATGGGAAAATTTTCTCTGGAGATACACTGTTTGTTGGAAATTGTGGACGAATTGATTTACCTGGTGGTTCGGCCAAAGACCTCTATCATAGCCTTTTTGATGTTTTACATAAATTGGATGAAAATCTAGTCATGTATTCAGGTCATAATTACGGTTCTGCTGAAACCTCTACTCTTGGACAAGAAAAACTCACCAACCATGTAATGCAAAAACGAACTGAACAACAGTTTCTTGATATGATGGGTTAA